A single window of Hyla sarda isolate aHylSar1 chromosome 2, aHylSar1.hap1, whole genome shotgun sequence DNA harbors:
- the LOC130357000 gene encoding Ig-like V-type domain-containing protein FAM187A, which produces MMLRYCPLLAFVAAIFLLYFIPASSSTTIAKDDDILSSTKCPAYLLFETAAYLSDVTIELPCQCKPEETKYVVWYYQKKSGDKPMVLTDFKGTVQLDVENVRDAYDTSLKFTIRMFNLIVHKAQIENSGNYLCGTQDGHFFYGYNVDIQDSKDALVSFVEKDGKPQPHLKNKYFVAFTTFSDWTVCDRCDVRGEQRSIGLCYVNSSYLNPRFHANKNDVSSCGSEAVPLKFKKLLSKRRPEILIRSCMTKCHVRKKGVMGMLSTLMHTIGKLKDYIPWISKVPMEIHTQTMGSRMSISCPGVRPEHAVAWDKDNERLYLTENLIGAKKSMRVFIDHGGHLNFRSIQYSDAGTYYCWLQGKLTAGFKLSVQRDPLKKRKFSDPDAIFVMKNILISIPVLIIIFLVVHCAKFFCCCT; this is translated from the coding sequence ATGATGCTTCGATATTGTCCTCTTCTCGCTTTTGTAGCTGCCATTTTCTTGCTTTATTTCATTCCTGCAAGCAGCTCAACCACTATTGCGAAAGATGACGACATACTCAGCTCTACAAAATGCCCGGCATACCTCCTGTTTGAAACGGCTGCTTATCTGTCTGACGTGACAATTGAACTTCCTTGCCAATGCAAGCCTGAGGAAACAAAGTACGTGGTATGGTACTACCAGAAGAAGAGCGGAGACAAGCCCATGGTCCTCACAGACTTCAAAGGTACGGTGCAACTCGATGTAGAAAATGTTCGGGACGCTTATGATACCTCTTTAAAGTTCACTATCCGGATGTTCAACCTTATTGTACATAAGGCACAAATAGAAAATTCCGGAAATTATCTATGCGGCACACAGGATGGACACTTCTTTTATGGATACAATGTTGATATTCAGGACTCCAAGGATGCCCTTGTATCTTTTGTAGAGAAAGATGGCAAGCCACAGCCACATCTGAAAAACAAATACTTTGTAGCCTTCACCACTTTTTCGGATTGGACAGTGTGTGACCGATGTGATGTCAGAGGGGAACAAAGGAGCATTGGCCTGTGCTATGTCAATAGTTCCTACCTCAACCCCAGATTTCATGCAAACAAGAATGATGTGTCTTCATGTGGCTCAGAAGCTGTTCCACTCAAATTCAAGAAATTGCTCTCCAAGCGAAGACCAGAGATCCTGATCCGGAGCTGCATGACTAAATGTCATGTGCGGAAGAAGGGAGTTATGGGCATGTTGAGCACTCTGATGCACACTATAGGAAAGCTTAAAGATTACATCCCATGGATCTCTAAGGTACCAATGGAGATTCATACTCAAACAATGGGCAGCAGAATGAGTATTTCTTGTCCAGGAGTAAGGCCAGAACATGCGGTGGCCTGGGACAAAGATAATGAGCGACTTTATCTCACAGAGAATCTAATTGGTGCTAAAAAGTCTATGAGAGTCTTCATTGATCATGGAGGCCATCTGAACTTTCGCTCCATCCAGTACAGTGACGCAGGAACCTACTATTGCTGGCTGCAGGGGAAACTGACGGCCGGCTTTAAGTTGTCTGTGCAAAGAGATCCTCTGAAAAAACGTAAGTTCAGCGATCCTGATGCTATATTTGTCATGAAGAACATTTTGATAAGTATTCCAGTGCTCATCATTATCTTCCTCGTCGTTCATTGTGCAAAGTTCTTTTGCTGTTGtacctga
- the LOC130356997 gene encoding Ig-like V-type domain-containing protein FAM187A, translated as MMLRYCPLLAFVAAIFLLYFIPASSSTTIAKDDDILSSTKCPAYLLFETAAYLSDVTIELPCQCKPEETKYVVWYYQKKSGDKPMVLTDFKGTVQLDVENVRDAYDTSLKFTIRMFNLIVHKAQIENSGNYLCGTQDGHFFYGYNVDIQDSKDALVSFVEKDGKPQPHLKNKYFVAFTTFSDWTVCDRCDVRGEQRSIGLCYVNSSYLNPRFHANKNDVSSCGSEAVPLKFKKLLSKRRPEILIRSCMTKCHVRKKGVMGMLSTLMHTIGKLKDYIPWISKVPMEIHTQTMGSRMSISCPGVRPEHAVAWDKDNERLYLTENLIGAKKSMRVFIDHGGHLNFRSIQYSDAGTYYCWLQGKLTAGFKLSVQRDPLKKRKFSDPDAIFVMKNILISIPVLIIIFIVVHCAKFFCCCT; from the coding sequence ATGATGCTTCGATATTGTCCTCTTCTCGCTTTTGTAGCTGCCATTTTCTTGCTTTATTTCATTCCTGCAAGCAGCTCAACCACTATTGCGAAAGATGACGACATACTCAGCTCTACAAAATGCCCGGCATACCTCCTGTTTGAAACGGCTGCTTATCTGTCTGACGTGACAATTGAACTTCCTTGCCAATGCAAGCCTGAGGAAACAAAGTACGTGGTATGGTACTACCAGAAGAAGAGCGGAGACAAGCCCATGGTCCTCACAGACTTCAAAGGTACGGTGCAACTCGATGTAGAAAATGTTCGGGACGCTTATGATACCTCTTTAAAGTTCACTATCCGGATGTTCAACCTTATTGTACATAAGGCACAAATAGAAAATTCCGGAAATTATCTATGCGGCACACAGGATGGACACTTCTTTTATGGATACAATGTTGATATTCAGGACTCCAAGGATGCCCTTGTATCTTTTGTAGAGAAAGATGGCAAGCCACAGCCACATCTGAAAAACAAATACTTTGTAGCCTTCACCACTTTTTCGGATTGGACAGTGTGTGACCGATGTGATGTCAGAGGGGAACAAAGGAGCATTGGCCTGTGCTATGTCAATAGTTCCTACCTCAACCCCAGATTTCATGCAAACAAGAATGATGTGTCTTCATGTGGCTCAGAAGCTGTTCCACTCAAATTCAAGAAATTGCTCTCCAAGCGAAGACCAGAGATCCTGATCCGGAGCTGCATGACTAAATGTCATGTGCGGAAGAAGGGAGTTATGGGCATGTTGAGCACTCTGATGCACACTATAGGAAAGCTTAAAGATTACATCCCATGGATCTCTAAGGTACCAATGGAGATTCATACTCAAACAATGGGCAGCAGAATGAGTATTTCTTGTCCAGGAGTAAGGCCGGAACATGCGGTGGCCTGGGACAAAGATAATGAGCGACTTTATCTCACAGAGAATCTAATTGGTGCTAAAAAGTCTATGAGAGTCTTCATTGATCATGGAGGCCATCTGAACTTTCGCTCCATCCAGTACAGTGACGCAGGAACCTACTATTGCTGGCTGCAGGGGAAACTGACGGCCGGCTTTAAGTTGTCTGTGCAAAGAGATCCTCTGAAAAAACGTAAGTTCAGCGATCCAGATGCTATATTTGTCATGAAGAACATTTTGATAAGTATTCCAGTACTCATCATTATCTTCATCGTCGTTCATTGTGCAAAGTTCTTTTGCTGTTGtacctga